From one Triticum urartu cultivar G1812 chromosome 3, Tu2.1, whole genome shotgun sequence genomic stretch:
- the LOC125546042 gene encoding scarecrow-like protein 3, whose translation MVHQDEGSSSSVTSSPLQNFSNMPLHPHPGAGATPPWMLRELRSDERGLCLIHLLLNCAAAASAGRLDAANAALEHIATLAAPDGDAMQRVAAAFAEALARRALRAWPGLCRALLLPRAGPTPAEVAVARRHFLDLCPFLRLAGAAANQAILEAMESEKIVHVIDLGGADATQWLELLHLLAARPEGPPHFRLTAVHEHKDLLSQTAMALTKEAERLDVPFQFNPVVSRLDALDVESLRVKTGEALAISSSLQLHRLLATDDDTSSAAPADKERRRSSPDSSGLLSPSTSRADAFLGALWGLSPKVMVVCEQEASHNTAGLTERFVEALNYYAALFDCLEVGAARGSVERARVERWLLGEEIKNIVACDGADRRERHERLDRWAARMEGAGFGRVPLSYYALLQARRAAQGLGCDGFKVREEKGTFFLCWQDRALFSVSAWRGRRFD comes from the coding sequence ATGGTCCACCAGGacgaaggctcctcctcgtcggTCACCTCCTCCCCGCTCCAGAACTTCTCCAACATGCCGCTCCACCCGCACCCCGGCGCCGGCGCCACGCCGCCCTGGATGCTCCGCGAGCTCCGCTCCGACGAGCGCGGCCTCTGCCTCATCCACCTCCTGCTCaactgcgccgccgccgcctccgccggcCGGCTCGACGCCGCCAACGCCGCGCTCGAGCACATCGCGACCCTGGCCGCGCCCGACGGCGACGCCATGCAGCGCGTCGCCGCGGCCTTCGCGGAGGCGCTGGCCCGGCGCGCGCTCCGTGCGTGGCCCGGCCTGTGCCGGGCGCTGCTGTTGCCGCGCGCGGGCCCCACGCCGGCCGAGGTCGCCGTCGCGCGTCGCCACTTCCTTGACCTCTGCCCCTTCCTCCGCCTCGCCGGGGCCGCGGCGAACCAGGCGATCCTCGAGGCCATGGAGTCGGAGAAGATCGTCCACGTCATCGACCTCGGCGGCGCCGACGCCACGCAGTGGCTCGAGCTGCTCCACCTCCTCGCCGCGCGGCCCGAGGGCCCGCCGCACTTCCGCCTCACCGCCGTGCACGAGCACAAGGACCTGCTCTCGCAGACGGCCATGGCGCTCACCAAGGAGGCGGAGCGGCTGGACGTGCCGTTCCAGTTCAACCCGGTGGTGTCCCGCCTGGACGCGCTGGACGTGGAGTCCCTCCGCGTGAAGACCGGCGAGGCGCTGGCCATCAGCTCCAGCCTGCAGCTCCACCGCCTGCTCGCCACCGACGACGAcacctcctccgccgccccagcCGACAAGGAGCGGCGTCGGAGCAGCCCGGACTCGTCGGGGCTGCTGTCCCCGTCCACCTCGCGGGCGGACGCGTTCCTGGGCGCGCTGTGGGGGCTGTCGCCCAAGGTGATGGTGGTTTGCGAGCAGGAGGCGAGCCACAACACGGCGGGGCTGACGGAGCGGTTCGTGGAGGCGCTCAACTACTACGCGGCGCTGTTCGACTGCCTGGAGGTGGGCGCGGCGCGCGGGTCCGTGGAGCGCGCGCGCGTCGAGCGGTGGCTCCTGGGCGAGGAGATCAAGAACATCGTGGCCTGCGACGGCGCGGACCGCCGCGAGCGGCACGAGCGGCTGGACCGCTGGGCGGCGCGCATGGAGGGCGCCGGCTTCGGGCGCGTCCCGCTGAGCTACTACGCGCTGCTGCAGGCCCGCCGGGCGGCGCAGGGGCTGGGCTGCGACGGCTTCAAGGTCCGCGAGGAGAAGGGCACCTTCTTCCTGTGCTGGCAGGACCGCGCCCTCTTCTCCGTCTCCGCCTGGCGCGGCCGCCGCTTCGACTGA